One segment of Theobroma cacao cultivar B97-61/B2 chromosome 9, Criollo_cocoa_genome_V2, whole genome shotgun sequence DNA contains the following:
- the LOC18590464 gene encoding 50S ribosomal protein L9, chloroplastic yields the protein MATATAASTLSWLHSFGGTQNETTKVTDRNRVFVVFAQKKAKKTRKIILKEDVEYLGKKGELLDVKAGYFRNYLLPMGKAQIITPVLLKEMKMEEERIEAEKQRVKEEAQQLALIFETVGAFKVKRKGGKGKQIFGSVTSQDLVDIIKAQLQRDVDKRIVSLPEIRETGEYVAELKLHPEVTARVRLNVYAN from the exons ATGGCAACAGCTACAGCAGCATCTACTCTCTCATGGCTTCACAGCTTTGGAGGAACCCAAAATGAGACAACAAAAGTTACTGACAGAAACCGGGTCTTCGTGGTTTTTGCCCAAAAGAAAGCTAAAAAGACTCGAAAG ATAATATTGAAGGAGGATGTGGAATACCTAGGAAAGAAAGGGGAGCTTTTGGATGTGAAAGCTGGGTATTTCAGGAATTATCTTTTGCCTATGGGAAAGGCCCAGATTATCACTCCTGTTTTGCTTAA ggAAATGAAAATGGAGGAGGAACGAATTGAAGCAGAGAAGCAACGG GTAAAAGAAGAGGCACAACAACTTGCTCTAATATTTGAAACTGTTGGAGCTTTCAAGGTGAAGCGGAAAGGTGGTAAAGGAAAGCAAATTTTCGGAAG TGTCACTTCTCAAGATCTTGTAGACATTATCAAGGCACAGCTTCAAAG GGATGTGGACAAACGAATTGTTTCTCTTCCAGAGATCAGGGAAACAGGAGAATATGTCGCAGAGCTGAAGCTCCACCCTGAAGTTACTGCTCGAGTGAGACTAAATGTTTATGCTAACTAA